The following coding sequences are from one Gossypium raimondii isolate GPD5lz chromosome 4, ASM2569854v1, whole genome shotgun sequence window:
- the LOC105785531 gene encoding uncharacterized protein At2g29880-like, which produces MSGVSESNVPSQSSQGTKRKWVPEEHAALVSCMVDLHNIGTFKADTGFKAGYLNELEKMLEKALPNAMLKARPNIESRIRLLKRDWSIVYDMLNGQNNSGFGWDDHRQIVVAEDAVWDSYLKSHREVGQFRHRSFPYYDQLTAIYAKDRATGKDAQTAADVLEEINAEDVPATDINEERNEYYDCDANVSLDDMDISATEPQPDRNQGGSSFSKRKKKEF; this is translated from the exons atgtcaggtgtttCGGAATCAAATGTTCCTTCCCAATCATCTCaaggaaccaaaagaaaatgggttccagaagaacATGCAGCATTGGTTTCCTGCATGGTGGACTTGCACAATATTGGAACATTTAAAGCTGATAcggggttcaaagccggttacttaaacgagttggaaaaaatgttagaaaaggctttacctaatgcaatgttgaaggctaGACCTAATATCGAGTCAAGGATTAGGTTACTAAAAAGGGATTGGTCAATCgtgtatgacatgcttaatggccaaaacaacagcggttttggttgggacgaccATAGGCAgatcgttgttgctgaagatgcagtttgggactcttatttaaag AGTCATAGAGAAGTCGGTCAGTTCAGACATCGTAGtttcccttactacgaccaacttactgccatatacgcaaaagatcgagcgactgggaaagacgctcaaacagCCGCTGacgttcttgaagaaataaatgctgaGGATGTACCTGCTACAGATattaatgaagaaagaaacgaaTACTATGACTGTGATGCTAATgtctctttggatgacatggataTTTCTGCTACAGAGCCGCAACCAGACAGAAACCAAGGGGGTTCATCATTttcaaagaggaaaaaaaaagaattctga
- the LOC105768154 gene encoding DNA topoisomerase 6 subunit A has product MADKKRRRADSDSDSASQPFKNLLKSDAQILQILKSVTSSSSSSTSKPLTLADLALSATCREVSDLSLSSVQSTIESLVLQLTHQILSGQGFSFTVPSRSSSNQLYVPELDRIVLKDKSTVRPFSHISSVRKTTITAKILSLVHQLCLKNIHVTKRDLFYTDVKLFQDQVQSDAVLDDVSCILGCTRSSLNVIAAEKGVVVGRLIFSDNGDMIDCTKMGMGGKAIPPNIDRVGDMQSDALFILLVEKDAAYIRLAEDRFYNRFPCIIVTAKGQPDVATRLFLKKMKMELKLPVLALVDSDPYGLKILSVYGCGSKNMSYDSANLTTPDIKWLGIRPSDLDKYKIPEQCRLPMTEQDIKTGKDLLEEDFVKKNPGWVEELNLMVKTKQKAEIQALSSFGFQYLSEVYLPLKLQQQDWL; this is encoded by the coding sequence ATGGCCGACAAGAAGCGCCGCCGTGCCGACTCTGACTCCGATTCAGCGTCCCAGCCTTTCAAGAACCTTCTCAAATCGGATGCCCAGATCCTCCAAATCCTCAAATCCGTCACctcctcttcctcttcttccACTTCCAAACCCTTAACCCTAGCCGACCTGGCCCTCTCCGCCACCTGCCGGGAAGTGTCCGACCTCTCACTCTCCTCCGTCCAATCCACCATCGAATCCCTCGTTCTCCAGCTCACCCACCAAATCCTCTCCGGCCAAGGCTTCTCCTTCACCGTCCCTTCCCGTTCTTCCTCCAACCAACTCTACGTCCCCGAACTTGACCGCATCGTCTTAAAAGACAAATCCACCGTCCGCCCTTTCTCCCACATCTCCTCTGTACGCAAAACCACTATAACCGCCAAGATCCTCTCTTTAGTCCATCAACTCTGTCTCAAAAATATTCACGTCACCAAGCGTGACCTTTTCTACACAGACGTTAAGCTCTTCCAAGACCAGGTTCAATCCGACGCTGTTCTGGACGACGTTTCGTGTATACTTGGCTGCACTCGGTCCAGTCTCAACGTAATCGCTGCGGAAAAAGGAGTGGTCGTTGGGagacttatttttagtgacaacgGAGATATGATCGATTGTACTAAAATGGGAATGGGAGGAAAAGCAATTCCTCCTAACATTGATCGAGTCGGAGATATGCAGAGCGATGCATTGTTTATTCTGTTGGTAGAAAAAGATGCAGCTTATATTAGATTAGCTGAAGATCGGTTTTACAATCGGTTTCCTTGTATAATTGTGACTGCAAAAGGGCAGCCGGATGTGGCTACAAGGTTgtttttgaagaaaatgaagatggaGTTGAAGCTTCCAGTGTTGGCATTGGTTGATAGTGATCCGTATGGATTGAAAATTTTGTCTGTGTACGGGTGTGGATCGAAAAACATGTCTTATGACAGTGCAAATTTGACTACCCCGGATATCAAGTGGTTGGGGATAAGGCCAAGTGATTTGGATAAGTATAAGATACCAGAGCAATGTAGGTTGCCAATGACAGAACAGGATATTAAGACTGGGAAAGATTTATTGGAGGAAGATTTTGTGAAGAAGAACCCTGGGTGGGTTGAGGAGTTGAATTTGATGGTGAAGACTAAACAGAAGGCGGAGATTCAGGCATTGAGTTCGTTTGGGTTTCAATACTTGTCTGAGGTTTATTTGCCATTGAAGTTGCAGCAGCAGGATTGGCTTTGA
- the LOC105768153 gene encoding pentatricopeptide repeat-containing protein At5g02830, chloroplastic isoform X1 — MKDFVVILGSSSISSPPTPTNLHHHHRHRSSSKKTNSSFRKLSPSRKQCHPVSPSISTVHSHQHPYPLLSSTARWNHASRRDSPLKYYADLASKLAEDGRLEDFSMTVEMVVASGVNASRFASMLSVELVSKGIASSVQEGKVKSVVQVLRKVEKLGVAPLKLVNEFGLDSLKREFQRILGSGEVEEAVDLLEALRGFQFTIKELVNPSYIVKICVDKRNPNLAIRYSCLLPHAHMLFCSIICEFGKKRDLASALTAYEASKKNLSGPNMYLYRAIIDTCGLCGDYMKSRNIYKQDLVNQRVTPNIYVFNSLMNVNAHDLGYTLDLYKDMQNLGITADMASYNILLKACCLAHRVDLAQDIYNEVKDLESTGVLKLDVFTYCTIIKIFADARLWQMTLKIKEDMLSTGVTPNTVTWSSLINASAHAGLVVQAFQLFEEMILSGCEPNSQCCNVLLHACVEASQYDRAFRLFRSWTGSQEGNIDSMLSKKQVNSVSSVSTTSNYITTLHNPSSVKKFSFKPTTATYNILMKACGTDYYHAKALMNEMKSLGLSPNHVSWTILIDICGGSGNVEGAIQILKTMHVTGIKPDVVAYTTAIKVCVESKRLKLAFSLFEEMKRYSVQPNLVTYNTLLRARSKYGSLHEVQQCLAVYQEMRKAGYKSNDIYLKELIEEWCEGVINENNQKQEGLSSCKRTDLERPHSLLLEKIAVHLQMSTAESPAVDLRGLTKVEARIVVLAVLRMIKENYVQGHSVRDDMLIILGVSEKREEAANVISGVKDAAMKLLQDELGLEVLLVEPQVKKDGWVDLQTPGANTVLLEKAGKNSLSSKPLSSTRRPVILQRLKVLRKSLNHWLQKRTDVIRR; from the exons ATGAAGGATTTTGTCGTCATCCTTGGCAGTTCCTCCATTTCCAGCCCTCCAACTCCCACCAATCTCCACCACCATCACCGCCACCGCTCTTCATCCAAGAAAACCAACTCTTCTTTCCGCAAGCTTTCTCCTTCAAGAAAACAATGCCATCCCGTCTCTCCTTCAATCTCCACCGTCCACTCTCATCAACACCCTTACCCTCTCCTCTCCTCCACCGCCCGATGGAACCACGCTTCACGCCGCGACTCCCCGCTCAAGTACTACGCCGACCTCGCTTCGAAGCTGGCGGAGGATGGCCGTCTCGAGGACTTTTCGATGACGGTGGAGATGGTCGTTGCTTCGGGGGTTAATGCTTCGCGTTTCGCTTCTATGTTGAGTGTTGAGCTTGTTTCTAAAGGGATTGCTTCGAGTGTTCAAGAAGGGAAAGTTAAAAGTGTTGTTCAAGTGTTGAGGAAAGTTGAGAAGCTTGGGGTTGCTCCTCTGAAGTTGGttaatgagtttggtttggattCGTTGAAAAGGGAGTTTCAAAGGATTTTGGGTTCTGGCGAAGTGGAGGAAGCTGTTGATTTGTTGGAGGCTCTAAGAG GTTTTCAGTTCACAATCAAGGAACTAGTGAATCCATCTTACATTGTAAAAATCTGTGTTGATAAACGAAACCCAAACCTGGCAATAAG GTATTCTTGCCTGCTGCCACATGCCCATATGTTGTTCTGTAGCATTATATGCGAATTTGGAAAGAAGAGGGATTTGGCATCTGCATTGACAGCATATGAAGCGTCCAAGAAGAACTTGAGTGGTCCTAATATGTATCTCTACCGTGCAATAATTGACACTTGTGGTCTTTGTGGTGATTACATGAAATCTAGAAATATTTACAAG CAGGACTTAGTCAATCAAAGGGTCACtccaaatatatatgtattcaaCAGTCTCATGAACGTCAATGCTCATGATCTGGGATACACATTAGATCTTTACAAGGACATGCAA AATCTTGGTATCACAGCAGATATGGCATCTTATAACATCCTTTTAAAGGCATGCTGTCTTGCTCACAGAGTTGATTTGGCCCAAGATATATACAACGAAGTAAAGGATCTGGAGTCAACAGGAGTGCTGAAGTTGGATGTCTTTACTTATTGCACAATCATTAAG ATCTTTGCAGATGCAAGGTTATGGCAAATGACACTGAAGATTAAAGAAGATATGCTCTCAACTGGGGTTACCCCTAATACAGTTACATGGTCATCATTGATCAATGCATCTGCCCATGCAGGTCTAGTTGTGCAGGCATTTCAATTATTTGAAGAGATGATTCTCTCTGGATGTGAACCTAATTCACAATGCTGCAATGTTCTTCTACATGCTTGTGTTGAGGCTAGCCAGTATGACCGAGCTTTTCGCCTTTTCCGCTCCTGGACAGGAAGCCAGGAGGGTAATATAGATAGTATGTTAAGTAAAAAACAAGTAAACAGCGTATCTTCAGTTTCTACTACATCAAACTACATAACTACTTTGCATAATCCGAGTTCCGTAAAGAAGTTTTCTTTCAAACCTACTACAGcaacatataatattttaatgaaggCATGTGGTACTGACTACTATCATGCAAAAGCTTTAATGAATGAGATGAAGTCTCTTGGCCTTTCACCTAATCATGTAAGCTGGACGATTTTGATCGATATATGTGGAGGTTCAGGCAATGTTGAAGGTGCAATTCAG ATCTTGAAAACCATGCATGTGACTGGAATTAAACCGGATGTTGTTGCATACACAACAGCAATCAAG GTTTGTGTGGAAAGCAAACGGTTGAAGTTAGCTTTTTCGTTATTTGAAGAAATGAAGAGATATAGTGTTCAACCTAATTTG GTGACGTATAATACACTTTTAAGAGCCCGTAGCAAATATGGTTCCTTGCATGAAGTACAACAGTGCCTTGCTGTATATCAGGAAATGCGGAAAGCGGG GTACAAATCCAATGACATTTATCTCAAGGAACTCATTGAAGAATGGTGTGAAGGTGTAATAAACGAAAATAACCAGAAACAAGAAGGGTTAAGTTCCTGCAAAAGAACTGACCTAGAGAGACCTCACAGTCTACTGCTTGAAAAGATTGCAGTGCACCTGCAGATGAGCACGGCAGAAAGCCCAGCAGTTGACCTTCGTGGACTTACAAAG GTTGAAGCTCGGATAGTTGTTCTTGCTGTTTTACGAATGATCAAAGAGAACTACGTCCAag GGCATTCAGTAAGAGATGATATGTTGATAATCTTAGGAGTCAGTGAAAAGCGTGAGGAAGCAGCCAATGTAATATCTGGGGTGAAAGATGCAGCAATGAAACTTCTGCAGGATGAATTGGGGCTTGAGGTACTCTTGGTTGAACCTCAAGTTAAAAAGGATGGATGGGTAGATTTGCAGACTCCTGGTGCAAATACAGTTTTATTGGAAAAAGCTGGAAAGAACAGTTTATCATCAAAGCCCTTATCTTCTACCAGGAGACCTGTGATTTTGCAAAGGTTAAAGGTTCTGAGGAAATCTTTGAACCACTGGCTCCAAAAAAGGACAGATGTTATTAGAAGGTGA
- the LOC105768153 gene encoding pentatricopeptide repeat-containing protein At5g02830, chloroplastic isoform X2 has translation MKDFVVILGSSSISSPPTPTNLHHHHRHRSSSKKTNSSFRKLSPSRKQCHPVSPSISTVHSHQHPYPLLSSTARWNHASRRDSPLKYYADLASKLAEDGRLEDFSMTVEMVVASGVNASRFASMLSVELVSKGIASSVQEGKVKSVVQVLRKVEKLGVAPLKLVNEFGLDSLKREFQRILGSGEVEEAVDLLEALRGFQFTIKELVNPSYIVKICVDKRNPNLAIRYSCLLPHAHMLFCSIICEFGKKRDLASALTAYEASKKNLSGPNMYLYRAIIDTCGLCGDYMKSRNIYKDLVNQRVTPNIYVFNSLMNVNAHDLGYTLDLYKDMQNLGITADMASYNILLKACCLAHRVDLAQDIYNEVKDLESTGVLKLDVFTYCTIIKIFADARLWQMTLKIKEDMLSTGVTPNTVTWSSLINASAHAGLVVQAFQLFEEMILSGCEPNSQCCNVLLHACVEASQYDRAFRLFRSWTGSQEGNIDSMLSKKQVNSVSSVSTTSNYITTLHNPSSVKKFSFKPTTATYNILMKACGTDYYHAKALMNEMKSLGLSPNHVSWTILIDICGGSGNVEGAIQILKTMHVTGIKPDVVAYTTAIKVCVESKRLKLAFSLFEEMKRYSVQPNLVTYNTLLRARSKYGSLHEVQQCLAVYQEMRKAGYKSNDIYLKELIEEWCEGVINENNQKQEGLSSCKRTDLERPHSLLLEKIAVHLQMSTAESPAVDLRGLTKVEARIVVLAVLRMIKENYVQGHSVRDDMLIILGVSEKREEAANVISGVKDAAMKLLQDELGLEVLLVEPQVKKDGWVDLQTPGANTVLLEKAGKNSLSSKPLSSTRRPVILQRLKVLRKSLNHWLQKRTDVIRR, from the exons ATGAAGGATTTTGTCGTCATCCTTGGCAGTTCCTCCATTTCCAGCCCTCCAACTCCCACCAATCTCCACCACCATCACCGCCACCGCTCTTCATCCAAGAAAACCAACTCTTCTTTCCGCAAGCTTTCTCCTTCAAGAAAACAATGCCATCCCGTCTCTCCTTCAATCTCCACCGTCCACTCTCATCAACACCCTTACCCTCTCCTCTCCTCCACCGCCCGATGGAACCACGCTTCACGCCGCGACTCCCCGCTCAAGTACTACGCCGACCTCGCTTCGAAGCTGGCGGAGGATGGCCGTCTCGAGGACTTTTCGATGACGGTGGAGATGGTCGTTGCTTCGGGGGTTAATGCTTCGCGTTTCGCTTCTATGTTGAGTGTTGAGCTTGTTTCTAAAGGGATTGCTTCGAGTGTTCAAGAAGGGAAAGTTAAAAGTGTTGTTCAAGTGTTGAGGAAAGTTGAGAAGCTTGGGGTTGCTCCTCTGAAGTTGGttaatgagtttggtttggattCGTTGAAAAGGGAGTTTCAAAGGATTTTGGGTTCTGGCGAAGTGGAGGAAGCTGTTGATTTGTTGGAGGCTCTAAGAG GTTTTCAGTTCACAATCAAGGAACTAGTGAATCCATCTTACATTGTAAAAATCTGTGTTGATAAACGAAACCCAAACCTGGCAATAAG GTATTCTTGCCTGCTGCCACATGCCCATATGTTGTTCTGTAGCATTATATGCGAATTTGGAAAGAAGAGGGATTTGGCATCTGCATTGACAGCATATGAAGCGTCCAAGAAGAACTTGAGTGGTCCTAATATGTATCTCTACCGTGCAATAATTGACACTTGTGGTCTTTGTGGTGATTACATGAAATCTAGAAATATTTACAAG GACTTAGTCAATCAAAGGGTCACtccaaatatatatgtattcaaCAGTCTCATGAACGTCAATGCTCATGATCTGGGATACACATTAGATCTTTACAAGGACATGCAA AATCTTGGTATCACAGCAGATATGGCATCTTATAACATCCTTTTAAAGGCATGCTGTCTTGCTCACAGAGTTGATTTGGCCCAAGATATATACAACGAAGTAAAGGATCTGGAGTCAACAGGAGTGCTGAAGTTGGATGTCTTTACTTATTGCACAATCATTAAG ATCTTTGCAGATGCAAGGTTATGGCAAATGACACTGAAGATTAAAGAAGATATGCTCTCAACTGGGGTTACCCCTAATACAGTTACATGGTCATCATTGATCAATGCATCTGCCCATGCAGGTCTAGTTGTGCAGGCATTTCAATTATTTGAAGAGATGATTCTCTCTGGATGTGAACCTAATTCACAATGCTGCAATGTTCTTCTACATGCTTGTGTTGAGGCTAGCCAGTATGACCGAGCTTTTCGCCTTTTCCGCTCCTGGACAGGAAGCCAGGAGGGTAATATAGATAGTATGTTAAGTAAAAAACAAGTAAACAGCGTATCTTCAGTTTCTACTACATCAAACTACATAACTACTTTGCATAATCCGAGTTCCGTAAAGAAGTTTTCTTTCAAACCTACTACAGcaacatataatattttaatgaaggCATGTGGTACTGACTACTATCATGCAAAAGCTTTAATGAATGAGATGAAGTCTCTTGGCCTTTCACCTAATCATGTAAGCTGGACGATTTTGATCGATATATGTGGAGGTTCAGGCAATGTTGAAGGTGCAATTCAG ATCTTGAAAACCATGCATGTGACTGGAATTAAACCGGATGTTGTTGCATACACAACAGCAATCAAG GTTTGTGTGGAAAGCAAACGGTTGAAGTTAGCTTTTTCGTTATTTGAAGAAATGAAGAGATATAGTGTTCAACCTAATTTG GTGACGTATAATACACTTTTAAGAGCCCGTAGCAAATATGGTTCCTTGCATGAAGTACAACAGTGCCTTGCTGTATATCAGGAAATGCGGAAAGCGGG GTACAAATCCAATGACATTTATCTCAAGGAACTCATTGAAGAATGGTGTGAAGGTGTAATAAACGAAAATAACCAGAAACAAGAAGGGTTAAGTTCCTGCAAAAGAACTGACCTAGAGAGACCTCACAGTCTACTGCTTGAAAAGATTGCAGTGCACCTGCAGATGAGCACGGCAGAAAGCCCAGCAGTTGACCTTCGTGGACTTACAAAG GTTGAAGCTCGGATAGTTGTTCTTGCTGTTTTACGAATGATCAAAGAGAACTACGTCCAag GGCATTCAGTAAGAGATGATATGTTGATAATCTTAGGAGTCAGTGAAAAGCGTGAGGAAGCAGCCAATGTAATATCTGGGGTGAAAGATGCAGCAATGAAACTTCTGCAGGATGAATTGGGGCTTGAGGTACTCTTGGTTGAACCTCAAGTTAAAAAGGATGGATGGGTAGATTTGCAGACTCCTGGTGCAAATACAGTTTTATTGGAAAAAGCTGGAAAGAACAGTTTATCATCAAAGCCCTTATCTTCTACCAGGAGACCTGTGATTTTGCAAAGGTTAAAGGTTCTGAGGAAATCTTTGAACCACTGGCTCCAAAAAAGGACAGATGTTATTAGAAGGTGA